The DNA sequence GAGAGTTTTTACAGCAGATCGGTATTTTGCAGCAGCTCGTGGCGCACAGCGATCCGAACCCGTTTAGCGCCGCCTCGAAGCGCAATCGAGCGATCCGCCAACTGATTGCGCCAGGAGGCATGGGTAGTACGTTTAACGTGCTCCTGCAGGCGCGGGGAAACGGGGCGGCCGATGTACAAGCAAAAACAATGTCGTCGATGTGACAGCAGTGGCGTAGGAGAAGAAGAGCGACCGCTGCCTAGGGTGCTATTTAAGATAGCAAAAAAAAAGGCACCGAATGACCGGTGCCTTTTTTCCTACAGTGCGGGTCGCTTATGTACCCGTGCAGCAGCCTGCTTATGCAGCAGCACCGCCGCCGACGCCAACGAAAAACGACCAAAAAACGATGCCGACGAATGCTACGACCATGTACCCGCCGAATATGTACATGTAGCCCCGCTCGGTAATGGGGAGGTAGCTAACGATTAAGAAGAATGCTGTTTGCGCGAAAAATAGCATGGCAGTAACAGTCATTCCGCCAGCTAAAAACATGAGCGCGATGATGAACACCCAGAATGCTAATACGCGGAACATGCGATCCATTCCCATATCGACAAACATTCCTTTCTCTACAACGTAAGTGCTGCGCGTACAGTTTTAACGTATCCCACGACTAAGGATTCCATACTTTATTATAAACAAACACCTCTAAACTGTAAATGTCTGATTGGCTAGTCTACATAATTTTGTTGACGTTTGCAGCGCAAAGCATACGTTGAGTAAAAAATGCTCAAAACGGGTTGCCTCTTAAATGTGACCGCGGGAAGTGTCACGTTTTTATTTCTGCACGTATAATATCATACGAAATGGGTTATACAAGATTCTATGAAGTCTATGAGTTGCATACAGATAGATCAAGTTAGTTATTTCTGTAGCTATTTTGGACAGGAGGGAAGAAAATGACAACGTTACGCCAAGACGCGTGGACAGAAGATGACGATTTGTTATTGGCTGAAGTAACGCTTCGCCATATTCGGGAAGGAAGTACTCAGTTGGCGGCGTTTGAAGAAGTCGGCGAAAAACTTGGCCGAACCCCGGCGGCTTGCGGTTTTAGATGGAACAGTGTCGTGCGAAAAAATTACATCCCAGCGATTCAAATCGCCAAATCGCAGCGGCAAGGAAACAAAAAAAGGAGAAACACCCCTGTTACTTTGAACGAAGACTTGGATAAACAAGGTGATTCTACCGTCTCACTGACAGCGGTGATCCGTTTCTTAAGGCAGCACAAGCACGAATACAGTGAGATGAGCAAACAGGTGCGACATTTGGAAAAAAAGCTAGCCGAACGCGATGCGGAATATTTGCGGCTCGAGGCCGAGTACAACGAATTAAAAAAGCGCGTCGATCATACGCAAGCTGACTACCAAACAATTAACGACGATTATAAAACGCTCATAAAGATTATGGATCGTGCGAGAAAGTTAGCTATACTTAACGAGGACGAAGTAGAAGAAAAGCCGAAATTCAAAATGGACATAAACGGCAACTTAGAGCGCGTCGATAAGTAGAGAAAAACCCCCATCAGGGGGTTTTTCTCCTCTATATACTAACTACAATCACGCGCCGTTAAGATTCTTTACTCTTGCAACGAAATCCCCTCCGGCATCCACACGTACGGGTTTTCCCCGCGGTCGCGGGTCGGGTTGTACGTGACAGGACTGAAACCCATTTTTAACCAAAACTCGTCGGCGCGGCAGCGAGAGTTCGTTTTAATAGGCAACCCCAAACTTTTTGCGTAGTTGACGAGCGCCGTGCCGTAATCGCGATTGCGGTACTGCGGCAGAACTTCTAACTTCCACAGTTCATAGTAATCTTGAGCAGGTGCAAAATAGTGGTCGTATTTCGAGTCGATGCGGTACAAACTCATGCGTGCGATGAGCGCACCGTCGACATAAATACCATAAAAAGGTGAATTGCTATCGTTTTCGATTATATTTTCCCGTAGGTCGTCAAGCATCGAAAGCTCTTCAAGGCCGTATTCGCGGAACTTCTGAAACTCCTCTAACGTTTTATAGTTAATTTGTAAGCGCTCAATATTCGGCTCAGGCATGCTTTGTATCCCCTTTCATTACACACTTACACCCATTATACAACAAACGCAGTGCATGTGTGGGGCGATTTTTTCGCTAATCTTTAAGGAAGCTAAATCTCATTATTTCAGTTATACTACATGTATAGGAACTGGAAAATTAAGCTTCTGAAAACAAATGTGTGAAACACAATAATTATATCGTATGACGATGTCACATTCATACACATTAGAAAGGGGCATGTGACATGCGGAGACGCTCTCCCAAAAAGTTAACCGTCGCATTATTAATCGCGCTGTTATTGTGCGGGCTCGATCCGTTTATGACAGTTACTGCCTTGACGAGTATTATTCAAGAGTGGCGATTGCCTTATCAGCTGGCGGTCTGGATCATGACCTTATATTTCCTAGCGTTCGGTGTCAGCATCCCGGTGATGAAACATTTATCCGAACGCTTCGGACGACAGTACATAATAGCCGTCTCTCTGGCTGTATGCGGCACTGGCGCGCTCGTCAGCAGCATAGCGCCGAACTATCTTCTCCTTTTTGCCGGTCGCTTGCTACAAGGGGTCGGTGCGGGGGGATTGTTTCCGCCAGTTGTCGCTGTCATAAAAAACTATAACGGGTGGAAAAAAACGTTACTCATCGTCGGGTCGGCGCTCGCACCGCTTATTGCTAGCTTCGGTGTCAGTGCTGTCCATTGGCGCAGCGTCTTCTTTATGCAAGTGCCGTTCGCCTTTTTCGCTTGCCTGCTCCTTTACCGCCGCCCGTACCAACAGCGGCAACCTGTTGCACCGTTCGATGTGCTCGGTATTCTACTGTTCACAGGCATTGCGGTCAACTTAATGACCGGGTTAATATACGTTGAACCGGAACGGTTTTGGCAGTCGTTTTTAGGGCCGGAAGTGTTTCCGTTCGTCGTGGTGGCGAGTGGCTTAATCGTGCCGCTGGCGATGGTCGAACGGCAGCATCGCGCACCGCTCGTTCCGCCGCGCAACTTTCTCACGCAGCGCACCGTATACCCGCTGTTGACGCGCACATTTGCCGGCATGTGCTGGGCGACACTCATGTTTGTCCCGACGTTCGCCGAAGTGTTGTTGCGGCATCAAACAGGCAGTGGTGGTTATTTAGCCGCGTTACTTGCGGTTACTGCGATTGTCGCGATTTTCCTGTCGCGCGATCTCATCGAGCGGTACGGTGAGCAAGTCGTCACTGCAGCAGGCTTCTTGCTCATCGCCTGTGGATATTTGTTGTTAGCGACAGTTGCACTGCGACAGTGGAGTTTTGTGTTAGTCGTAGCCTTGCTCGGGTTAGGCCTTGGGCTGACCCTCATCGCACCGATCGGGGACGCGTTCACTCTCGCTTCCAGAGAAGATAAAGCGAAACCGCGCGTCCTACAGGAAAATTTATTTCAGATGGTCGGCATGGCGGTGGGACCGTCGTTAGTCGTCACTTTTTTAACGCAGCGCGTGGCAGAGCTTCCGGCGCGCGTTAGCGAATCGCTAATGGTGGCGCCGACGGGGGCTGGGGAGCTTGCGGGCGGTACGTTTGCCGAGTTAGTGCAAGGTATTGCCGAGTTGCCGATCGTCGACGAAGTCGCGCTGCGTGAGCTTATTCCCGACGATATTGCGGTGACGACGCAAGAACTCATTTTGCGCCAAACGATGAATGTGATGCGGAACGGACTCGTCGAGGGGTATCAAGATTTGTTTTTAGCGGCGACTGTCTTTGCCTTGTGCGGCTTTACGTTTCTACTGGCGATGTGGCGTTTGGAACAGGACGAGCGATTAAAGCAGTAAACCATATGGCACGCCTTTCGTCAGGAAGGCCCCCGCTTTACGAGGTAGTGCAAGTGTGCGAATCAATCTTTCGCCGCACGAAACAGTCGTGTATACTAAGGGGGAGGTACGATCGCTATTGAAGTGGCCTTTCGATGCGAGGTAGCTACTTAAAGCAGATCGAATCTTACAAGGTGGAAAGTATGCACCGCTACTAGAGCGGCCGAAGGTAAAAAAGGGGATCGAATAGAGTTGAACAATATTCATGCGCTCGAGATACATTCGCAAGGGACGATTGCCGATACGTACATAACATCGTACGGCGAAGTGTCGTCGCTGTACGCCTATCCCCCGTATGAACAAAACAGCTATGCCGCGCGTTTACGGGACCTACAAGCAGTAGACAACGCGCTCGACCGCGACGTGTTGACGACAGCGTTATCCGCTTATAACGAACGGGTGAATCCTCACGAGGCCGTAAGAGACAACATTGCGCTACTTAAGAGAAAAGACAGTGTCGTCGTCATCGGAGGGCAGCAGGCAGGGATTTTGACGGGGCCGCTGTACACGATTCATAAAGCGATTTCGATCTTGCAATTGGCCCGCGAACAACAAGAAAAATTAGGTGTGCCCGTCGTGCCCGTCTTTTGGATTGCTGGCGAAGACCACGATTTAGCGGAAGTGAACCACTTGTGGATCCCGAGTGGAGCGGGACAACCGCGTAAATTGGCACTAGGACGAGACGACGGGCGCAAGCTGTCGATTGGCCGGCGCCCGCTGGCTGAAGACGACGTCGCCACGTTTATGCGGCACGTCGCCGACGCACACCCCGACACAACGTATAAGGGCAAGTGGACTGCACACGTCCAACAGCTCGCGGTGGGCGCTGAGACGTGGAGCGATTGGTTTGCGCGTATTTTTCACGCGTTGTTTGCGCGCGAAGGACTCGTGCTCATCGATCTAGCAGCAGCGGAGTTTAACGGTGTAGCGGCACCGTTGTATACGCAAATCATCGCACAAAACGAAGCACTGGACGAGGCGGTATGCGCCGGGACAAACCGGCTAACCAGCCACGGCTACGAGCCGCTCGTCGACGTTTTTCCGGGGCAAGCGCACTTGTTTATCGAGCGGGAGGGCGAGCGGTCGCTGCTTTTGCGCGAAGGGGATACGTTCGTCACGAAAGACGGGCAAGCGTCCTACTCACCGAGTGAACTCATTGACATCGCCCACAGCGGCGAGCCGCGGCTTAGCAGTAACGTCGTGACGCGCCCACTCGTGCAGGAGTACTTATTTCCCGTATTGGCGGCGGTGCTCGGTCCGGGAGAAATCGCCTATTGGGGGCAATATAGCGCCGCATTTTCCCTATTCAATTGGCGGATGCCGATCTTGTACCCGCGGCTCGGCTTTACGCTCGTCGAACGGGACGTCGCAAAATATATCGAGGACTTTCACTTATCGCCGGAAGAGGCGATGTTCCGGATGGCTGACAAGCGCACGAACTGGTTACGCGCCCAAGACGTGCTCGATTTAGATTCGTTGTTTCGCGCCTTTAAGCGCGAGCTGGCGACACTTCACGAACAGAAGCTGCAGCAACTTGCACCGCTCTTCGGAGACGCCACACACATTGTCGAAAAAAACCGCACGCGGATGTTGCGCGAAGTGGATTACTTGGAGCGTCAGGCCCACCGCTTGTTCCGCCGTAAACACGACGTGCCGCTCAAGCAGCTTAAGCGCATCGAAGCGAGCCTCACCCCGCAAGGATTCTTGCAGGAACGCGTGCACAATGTCTTTTCGTATGTGAATCAGTACGGCTGGCAATGGCTTCATTCGTTAGTGAACGAACCGTTAGATTTAACGCAGCAGCATTATATGGTACATTTGTAACGAATATTTGCATTAAAAAGGAGGCGTCACTGTGAACGTCCAGCAAAAGAGTGAAATCTTCGATATCGGTTTAGCAAAAGAAGGGCATCAAAAAATCGACTGGGTACGCGCGCACATGCCCGTGTTAAACCGCGTGCGCGAAAAATTTGCCGCGGAAAAGCCGTTTGCCGGTTTAAAAGTGGCCATCTCGCTACATTTGGAGG is a window from the Numidum massiliense genome containing:
- a CDS encoding DUF2626 family protein is translated as MDRMFRVLAFWVFIIALMFLAGGMTVTAMLFFAQTAFFLIVSYLPITERGYMYIFGGYMVVAFVGIVFWSFFVGVGGGAAA
- a CDS encoding RsfA family transcriptional regulator; its protein translation is MTTLRQDAWTEDDDLLLAEVTLRHIREGSTQLAAFEEVGEKLGRTPAACGFRWNSVVRKNYIPAIQIAKSQRQGNKKRRNTPVTLNEDLDKQGDSTVSLTAVIRFLRQHKHEYSEMSKQVRHLEKKLAERDAEYLRLEAEYNELKKRVDHTQADYQTINDDYKTLIKIMDRARKLAILNEDEVEEKPKFKMDINGNLERVDK
- a CDS encoding N-acetyltransferase, which translates into the protein MPEPNIERLQINYKTLEEFQKFREYGLEELSMLDDLRENIIENDSNSPFYGIYVDGALIARMSLYRIDSKYDHYFAPAQDYYELWKLEVLPQYRNRDYGTALVNYAKSLGLPIKTNSRCRADEFWLKMGFSPVTYNPTRDRGENPYVWMPEGISLQE
- a CDS encoding MFS transporter, translating into MRRRSPKKLTVALLIALLLCGLDPFMTVTALTSIIQEWRLPYQLAVWIMTLYFLAFGVSIPVMKHLSERFGRQYIIAVSLAVCGTGALVSSIAPNYLLLFAGRLLQGVGAGGLFPPVVAVIKNYNGWKKTLLIVGSALAPLIASFGVSAVHWRSVFFMQVPFAFFACLLLYRRPYQQRQPVAPFDVLGILLFTGIAVNLMTGLIYVEPERFWQSFLGPEVFPFVVVASGLIVPLAMVERQHRAPLVPPRNFLTQRTVYPLLTRTFAGMCWATLMFVPTFAEVLLRHQTGSGGYLAALLAVTAIVAIFLSRDLIERYGEQVVTAAGFLLIACGYLLLATVALRQWSFVLVVALLGLGLGLTLIAPIGDAFTLASREDKAKPRVLQENLFQMVGMAVGPSLVVTFLTQRVAELPARVSESLMVAPTGAGELAGGTFAELVQGIAELPIVDEVALRELIPDDIAVTTQELILRQTMNVMRNGLVEGYQDLFLAATVFALCGFTFLLAMWRLEQDERLKQ
- the bshC gene encoding bacillithiol biosynthesis cysteine-adding enzyme BshC, translating into MNNIHALEIHSQGTIADTYITSYGEVSSLYAYPPYEQNSYAARLRDLQAVDNALDRDVLTTALSAYNERVNPHEAVRDNIALLKRKDSVVVIGGQQAGILTGPLYTIHKAISILQLAREQQEKLGVPVVPVFWIAGEDHDLAEVNHLWIPSGAGQPRKLALGRDDGRKLSIGRRPLAEDDVATFMRHVADAHPDTTYKGKWTAHVQQLAVGAETWSDWFARIFHALFAREGLVLIDLAAAEFNGVAAPLYTQIIAQNEALDEAVCAGTNRLTSHGYEPLVDVFPGQAHLFIEREGERSLLLREGDTFVTKDGQASYSPSELIDIAHSGEPRLSSNVVTRPLVQEYLFPVLAAVLGPGEIAYWGQYSAAFSLFNWRMPILYPRLGFTLVERDVAKYIEDFHLSPEEAMFRMADKRTNWLRAQDVLDLDSLFRAFKRELATLHEQKLQQLAPLFGDATHIVEKNRTRMLREVDYLERQAHRLFRRKHDVPLKQLKRIEASLTPQGFLQERVHNVFSYVNQYGWQWLHSLVNEPLDLTQQHYMVHL